GCGGCGAACAGGAAGCATTTTGTTATGGCTCGCCGCTTCCTTTAACAGATGCGATTATTGGACATGACGGCGCGCTGTATTTCACCATCGGCGGTCGCGGTACAAAATCGGCTCTGTTCCGCATCACTTATACTGGTAATGAATCGACCAAACCTGTAACGGGAGAAATTGCGGGGGCGGACGCACGAAAACTGCGTCGCAGTCTGGAAGCTTTTCACGGCAAGCAAAACCCTGCCGCAATCGATGCCGCCTGGCCTCATCTTTCCAGCTCTGATCGCTGGTTACGCCATGCAGCACGCGTCGCGATTGAATCCCAACCGGTCGATCAATGGGCGGCGAAAGTCTTTTCAGAGAAGAATCCTCAAGCCAGAATTTCCGGTGCCGTCGCTCTTGCTCGCATGGGAAATGAATCGCACCGCGATGCTCTCATCGCTGCGTTGCTCGAATTGAAACCGTCTGAGTTGAGCGAGTCTCAGTTCCTCGGTCTCCTGCGTGCTTACTCCTTAACGTTTATCCGGCTTGGCAAACCGACGACTGAACAACGCGAACAGATCATTTCTGTACTCGACCCTTATTTGCCAAACAAGAGTAAAAACATCAACACTGAGTTGGTCCGCGTCTTAGTCTACCTCGAAGCCCCCAACGTGATTTCGAAAGCCATCAATCTAATTGCGGATCGTGGCGAGCCTGAAGTGCCTGACTGGACGGAACTGGCCGGTCGCAATAAAAATTATGGCGGTCGTGTGCTGGCGATGCTCAAGAACCATCCCCCTTCGCATGAAGTCAATTACGCTTTCATGCTTCGCAACCTGCGGAAAGGTTGGACGATGGATCAGCGTCGCGCTTATATTGAGTTCATCAACTCCGCCGCGAAATTCCCCGGCGGGAACAGCTACGCCAAGTTTCTCGGCAATCTGCGAGACGAAGTTCTCGGTTATCTGAATAACGCTGATCGTGCTGCGTTGGCAGATATCAGCGGCGAGAATTTCAATCCTGTTCCCGACTTTGAAATTACGCCCCCCAAAGGTCCCGGCAAGACCTGGACGATTGGAGAAGCCAGCCAAAATACCTCTGGTGGCAAACTGAAATCAGCAAGCTTTGAGAACGGTCGCAACCTGTTCCACTCGATGCGTTGTGCCGCGTGTCACCGATTTGATGGACTGGGTGGTGATGTGGGTCCAGACCTGACAACAGTGAAAAATAAGTTCGATGCTCGCTATATTCTCGAATCAATCATTGAGCCAAGCAAAGTCATTTCGGATCAATACCAGTCTTCGATGGTGCTGACCGAAGATGGACGCTCTTTGATTGGACTGATCGCGAAAGATGGTGACAATGTGATTGTCTACCCGGCAGATGCGAAAGCCAAGCCGATCACACTGTCTGCTGACCAGGTTGACGAAATCCTGCCTTCTTCAATCTCGCAAATGCCGAAAGACATGATGAATGCATTGAACGGCGACGAAATCCGGGATTTAATGGCGTACCTGCTCTCAGGCGGCGATCCGAAATCGCGAGTTTATCAAAAATAAACAGCAGAAGATCTCACATCCAGTCGCGCGATTGTAAGGTTTAAGTACCTTACAATCGCCCACTGCGAAAGACGCCGTAGATCAACCAGATTCCCAATAGGCTCGACATCATAAAAATAGGAATACTGACATAAACCAGTCGCGTATCGGAGGAAATGGTAATCGCTGAGGCCAGGATCAGCGAGGACATGACCATCCCGATCGCCAGTCGGTTTCCTGAACGGTCCATCTCAGTTGTCAGATGATCGATACCTTTGTGCTCTAGATGAATCCGGAGTTCATCGTCACTCAATTTCCCCAACGTGCGTCCGACCTGCTCGGGCAGATCATGCATGACCTTTGACAGGCTGCAGGCTTCCGACCAGATACGATTGGTAATCGCACGCGGATGATAACGTTCGGAGGATATCTGATAAATATATGGTTCCATTTCTTGCGCGATATTTAAATCCGGTGCCATGCGGGCAGCCACGCCTTCGAGCGTAATCAACGCTCGAATCAGCAGCATAATATCGACGGGGCAACGGATGCGATGAATCGCCAGTATGTTGATAAAATCGGTCAGCATCTTACCAACGCTGATCTGATCCAAGGGGATGCCGTAGTAATTTCCAATAAAGTCACGAAGGTCTGCGCGCAATAACTGATGGTCAACGGCTCGTTTTGCCTTACCTATATTTAAAACGACTTCCACCAGTTTGGCCGTATCTTTTTTCGCGACATTTAACAACATGTCAACCAGCAAATCACGACGTTCTTCTTCCAGCACACCGATCATGCCGTAATCAATCAGACATAAGGAACCATCGGGTAATACACGGAAATTCCCCGGATGCGGATCGGCGTGAAAGATTCCAAATTCAAACGTCATTTTCATAAAGATGCGTGCGCCATTGGCAGCGACATCATGCGGACTGATTGGCAGGTTCTTTAACTCTTCATCGTCATCAATCCGATAGCCGTCGATGTATTCCATCGTGATGATATCACCTTGCGTCATATCCCAGAATATTTTGGGGACATAGAGCGTCGCATCATCCTGGAACAAACGATAGAACTCGTCGGTGGAACGAGCCTCTCGCATGAATTGCAGCTCCCGCCGAATCGTGCGAGAAAACTGATTGACCAGACCAACAGGATCAAAAACTTCGGCATCCGGAAAATGGCGTTCGATCATCGTTGCCAGTTCGTACATCAAGCTCAAATCCTGTTCGATCACCCGGTCGATATCCGGGCGTTTGATCTTCACAACCAACTCAGTGCCATCATGATGGCGGGCTTTATGCACTTGCCCTAATGAACCGGCGGCGAGTGGCTTGCGATCAAACTCGGCAAACAAAGTATCAATCGAGCCATCCAGTTCCCGCTCTACAATTTCAATTGCTGTTTCACTGGGAAATGAAGGGACGCGTTCCTGCAGCTTTGCCAGTTCATTGACAACATCCCGGGGAACGAGATCGGGGCGCGTACTCACGACCTGACCAAATTTGATAAACGTTACTCCCAGACTTTCTAGCGCGAGACGAATCCGTTTTGCACGCGTCAATTTAATCTCGGGTTCCGTACGTTTCCAGAACAAAAGTCGGCGACCAAAGCGTAAATACCGCCTGAGCCCCAGTTGGTCAACCAGGTCATCAAAACCATAATTTACGAGCACCGTAACAATTTCGCGGCTTCGTCGCAGATTTCTTAATAACCGTAGTGGGTTCGAATCCAAGGGTTTCTCCTGCATAGAAAGCGATCTCACGAATTTCCTCTTCGGTAAGCGCAGTCTGACTTATTGGTTCGGTTTTACTTTTTATCTTAGCAGACTATAACAGACGTTCCTATGCAGCAAAGCCCCGATGTTATTAAAATAGAATTCCACGAAATCTTGTCACAATTTACCTGGAACGCGGAGCCGGATACATGCGTTTTTTCATTTACTGCTTATTGACGATTTTCTGCACGACATCCCTGTGCCAGGCAGGCAACTGGCCGCAAATCCTGGGCCCTTATCGCACTGGTCATGCAGCAGAAGAAACACTTGATTCAGCTTGGCCTGAAACAGGCCCTCCTGTCAAGTGGCAACGAGGTGTCGGAAGTGGTTATGCCGGCCTCTCGGTATACAAGAACAAGGCGATTTTATTTCATCGTGTTGGCGATCTCGAAACAGTAGAAGCCCTCGATACGCAGACAGGTGAGCCGCTCTGGAAACAAACCACCCCCGTCAATTATAAGGGAACCTTCAACCCGAATGATGGCCCGATTGCTGTCCCGCTCATTCATAAAAATCGTGTTTACACATTTGGAATCGCAGGAAATCTACAGTGCCTGGATCTGGAAACCGGCAAGAAGATCTGGTCTCGCGACACTCACAAAGAGTTTCAGGTCGGACAGGGTTATTTCGGCGTCGGCAGCACTCCCATTATTGTAGAAGACAAGCTGCTCGTGAATGTGGGTGGAAAACGAAAAAATGCCGGTATCGTCGCGTTCTCACTCGATAAAGGATTTACACTCTGGCAGGCAATGAAGGATGACGCCAGTTATTCGTCACCAACTTCCGCGTTCTTACACGGGCGTTTTTACGCGATCTTTATCACCCGTCTGTATCTGGTTGGCGTTGACCCTCAAAACGGAAACATCATGTTTCAGTTTCCGTTTGGGAAACGGGGGCCAACAGTCAATGGTGCCGACCCGGTAATGATTGGGAACTATGTGTTTGCAACGGCCAGTTATGGAGTCGGTGGATTCTGGGGCAAGATTGATCGCGCAAATGCCAGCGAAGTCTGGCGGAATCAGCAAATTATGTCCAGCCAATATACAACGCCTATTGAATACGGGGGCAAATTAATCGGCATTGACGGTCGCCAGGATATTGGAACCTCAAGACTGATTTGCTTTGATCCTCAAACGCAGAAAGTAAACTGGGCACAAGATAATTTTGGCTATGCTACTCTGCTTGAAGCAGATAACAAACTGATTATCATGAAAACAGACGGCACCCTGGTTCTGGCAGAAGCCTCATTAGAAGCCTATAAAGAACTAGGTCGTGCTCAGGTATTTAATTCGACAACCCGGGCTCTACCTGCGTTATCCAACGGGCTGCTATTTGTCAGAGACGAGAAGACACTGAAATGTTTGCAGCTGAAGTCAGAAAATCCAGCCCCCGTAACACCCGAGAAATCTCCTTTGAAGTAAGGTCTGAATAGAAGAATGTCATCCAGCCGACGCCCGAATAGTGAAAAAGAATTTGAACGAGCCCAGAAGGTCATCCCCGGAGGCGTGAATAGCCCTGCACGGGCTTTTGGTGCTGTAGGAGGTCACCCGGTTATTATTGATCGCGGAGAAGGACAATATCTCTACGACATTGATGGTAACCGATACATTGACTTTGTCGGCTCCTGGGGGCCGCATATTTTGGGTCATCGTCACCCTCGTGTAATTTCCAGCATTGAAGAGGCCCTCAAAAAGGGGACCAGCTTCGGCGCTCCCACCTTACTGGAAACCGAACTGGCCGAACTCGTTGCCGACCTGGTGCCTTGCGTTGAAAAAATCCGCATGGTCAATTCGGGAACCGAAGCCGGGATGAGCGCCATTCGGCTGGCCCGCGGATACACCGGACGGGATAAAGTCATCAAGTTTGCCGGCTGCTATCACGGTCATGTTGACAGCCTGCTGGTTCAGGCCGGAAGTGGTGCACTGACTTTGGGAACTCCTTCCAGCCCTGGCGTCCCTCAAGGATGCACGGCTGACACGCTGGTGCTCGAGTATAATGATATCGCACAACTCAAAGAAACATTTACCCAACTCGGCGATCAAATCGCCTGCGTCATTCTGGAACCGGTTGTGGGGAACATGGGCGTGGTGCTTCCGGAACCTGGTTTTCTGGAAAGCGTCCGCGATCTCTGTACACAGCACGGATCGGTTTTCATTATGGATGAAGTCATGACCGGTTTCCGCGTCGCCTTAGGGGGCGCACAACAGAGATTTAATATCATGCCCGACATCTGCATGCTAGGAAAGGTGATTGGTGGCGGTATGCCTGTGGGTGCTTACGGTGGAAAGGCCGAAATCATGGATGCGATTTCGCCGGTCGGCACCATCTATCAGGCGGGAACCCTCTCCGGCAACCCGATTGCGATGGCTTCAGGAATCGCCACGCTGGAATGCCTGAGAGAGGCCAACCCCTATCCGCAACTGGAAGAAAAAACCCAGCGTTTGACGAAGGGGCTGATTGCTGCCGCTACCAAAGCCGGACTAGAGCACACGCTGGCTGAGTGCGGTTCGATGTTTACTCTGTTTTTCAATCCAGAGAAAGTCACCAGCTACGCGATCTCAGCACGCAATGATACCACCCGTTTTGCACGTTACTTTCAAGGCATGCTGGATCGAGGCGTGTACCTTCCCTGCAGCCAGTTTGAAGCCAACTTTACTTCCACGATGCTGACGGAGGAGGACATTGCTCATACGATTCAGGCCGCCGAAGAAGTCCTACAGGAAATTGCCTGAATCGACTCGGACTGACCATACGCCTGAGACAGCCGACTTACGGCGTAAAGTCGGTTGTCTCGTTGATGTCCAGACAGAACTCTGCCAGTAATTGTGCCGCATGGTCGAGGTCTTCTAACGAGACCACTTCCACCGGGCTATGCATATAACGATTGGGGATGGCGACAATCCCGGTCGCCATACCGCCTTGATTTAGCTGCATCGCATTGGCATCATTGCCCGCCGGTCGGGAAATACTGTTGATCTGGTAGCTCAGATCATTCTTACCCGCCAGGTCTGACAACGTTGAAAAGACGACCGGATTCACATTCGGCCCCCGATACACAACAGGCCCATTACCGAGCCTGATATCGCCATTTTCCTGTTTGCTGACAGCCGGGCAATCGGTCGCATGGGTCACATCGACGGCGATTCCGACTTCGGGCTGAATCGAGTAGGCACTCGTTTTTGCACCACGCAGCCCGATTTCTTCCTGGACTGTTGAAACTGAAAATACGCCGACCTCGGGTGATTTTTCGCTGACTTGCCGCAAAGCTTCCATCACCACCCAGACTCCCACCCGGTTATCCATTCCGGGGGCCGACGCCAACTGGTTCAGCATGGGGCGAAAGCCGAGTTCGAACGTGATGGGATCGCCGATTGAGACCAGCTCTCGAGCTTCGTCTCCATTTTTAGCCCCGATATCGATCCAGAGATCTTTGATTTCCGGAACAGTTTTTCTCTCTTCCGGGGTCAGCAGGTGAATCGCCTTCCGAGCAATTACACCATGCACGGGACCGGATGCCGTATGCACCTGCATGTTCTGTCCCAGCAGCATCTGGATATCCCAGCCCCCGATCAGATTGGCCCAGAGATAACCTTCATCATCGATGTACTGTACTAACAGACCAATTTGATCACAGTGCCCGGCCAGCATGACCCGTCTCTGGGCATCGGGATTTACGGCGGCAATCACATTTCCGTGCAGGTCGGTTTTGACTTCATCTGCAAAGTTGCCGACGTATTCACGAACCACTTTCTGAATCGGTTGTTCGTAGCCAGAAGGAGCTGGTGAGTGGAGCAATTTCTTCAAAAAATCCAACGATTGCGCATCCATGAGAACTTTCCTGGAAGATTGAGGGTTTCAACTTCTATACGAAATAGCACCTCTCATATTCCCTATATGCGCTATCCCAGAAGCCGTTTGTAAGTGGCTTAATTCTAGTGACTTATGATATTTTTTCAATCCGCCTTTAAAATTGGCGATGAAATGGATTTCTGGAGAAGATGCTGACAGACTCCCAGAACGAAAAATTGTACAAAAAGTCCCGCTCACCGCAGGAATCTTTAAGCTAAGCTTTCAATATGATTAGAGCCAACTTAGCGAGATGAATCCTGACTCGAAGCTCACTTCCTGACAGTCAATCACAGTGACGATTTCTTTAGGCTGTCTGTAAGCGAATCTAAAATGAAAGCGAGGGCAGGCTGTCTCATTTTCGCAGAATGATACTGAGGGCAAATGAATGGACTGGACCAAATTACGCAAAGAACTGATCGGTGAAGGAAAGCAAAGTCCACTTCCTTCTACAATCAAACTTCCGATGTTGCCAAAAGCCGTGATGGAATTTTCGCGCAAAGCGGAAGATCCCAAGTCGACTCCGAAAGAGCTCAGTAAAATCATCGAAACAGATGCTGGAATTTCTTGCGAGTTGTTACGGATGGTCAATTCCAGCGCGTTCGGATTACGCCGCAAAGTATCCTCGATTCAACAAACAATCACATTGTTGGGAATTCGATCGACTAAGCTCTTTCTGGTCACCACCGGTTTGAAGCAGGCGATGTCGAGCAATGACTCAAAGTTGATCAATCTGCCGAACTTCTGGAGTACAAATCTGGAACGCGCTTTAACAGCCCGAGAAGTGGCGCGGCTGATGAAAGTCGATCCCGACGTGGCATTTTCCGCAGCCATGCTGCAGGATTTTTTATTGCCGGTCTTATCGAAAGAACTTTTCGACCTTTATCTGCAGTTCACGATCAACCAGGATAACGATCCCTGTCTTTTGAAAGATTACGAACGCAGACATTTCAGCTGGGACCATTGTGCAGCTGCCGCCAATGTGATGCTGGACTGGTCATTCCCGGATGACCTGATTTGCTCTGTCTACCTGCACCATGAAGGTCTGAAATTGCTGACAGACGAGAAACTGGGGAAAACCCCCGCTGCCGCGGTTGCCGTCTCGTCGTTGATTCCTGATCCACTGCGACAGGATCCGAACGGATTAAATCAACTCTTAGCGCTAAACGAAGCCTGGGATGCGTTCAATCTGTTTGAGATCGCAGAGAAGATTGACGCCGAACTTAGAGAAGAATCGACGGCTGCGAGTAATTATCTCTCTCTCAAAAACCGTCTGGAAAAGCACGCTGTGCTGGTTGAGAACGAATAAAGGCTGAGGCAAAAAAACGGTCCACGAATGTCTGACCAAGCCTGCAACCAATGATCGATTTCCTTAGGAAGCAGTCGTGGAATAATCACTCGATTGTTTCAGGCTTTTTTCCCACTTTTCTTTCTCTGCTTGAATTTGCTCTTCGGTTGGCTTTTCCTGATCGCAGGCCATATCACTTTTCAATAGATAGCGACCGTCCTCGGTGTGCTGACAAAACTGTTTGAACCAGAGCATGCTGGCCACGTTCGGTTGCGGACTATAAAGCGTGACCGCGATCCCTTTTTCATAGAGATCATAAAGCATCCCGAAGAAGCCGCTGGGAATGTATTTTACAAACGTCAGTTCAACACCAATCGATTTACATTTTTCTTTATCGACCAGACGGGTCAATGTTTCACGCAGCAAGGCCAGATCCGCTCCGTCCCAGATTTCCATTGTTCCGAAATCCAGAACAGTCACTCCTTCACGCACATAGACGCTCATTCGATCGCGTTTTGATGCCATGCTGTCGTTCTCTCTTTCTGCTTGTAGAGTATCAATGCTGTTGAACAGTGAACTGTTAAGAAGATTGAATAGACGCAAAGAGCGGGCCATTTTTGTTCCGAATCGTTAACTTCCCATTTACAAAACCGATAAACCACTGATAGAAAGAGACTTAAGAATTATTCACTCTTATCAGATTCATCTTCTCTTAACAGGGACTGTTGTGTTTTTTCTACATCGGAACAACGTATGGTGTAAAAAGACATCACGACAGGTCTGAATGTGGAAAGACTCTGAAGTATCAAGCCTTTATGCTCTGCTGCAATTACTAATCATATATACGAACAGCAGACGGTAAGCGTTGGATTTTGGCAACACGAAGCAGGAGCCAGAGGAGACGTTTGAGGGCAAAAAACCTAACAGCTAAAAGTACAAGACTGTACAAACAAGAAAGTGTAAATAAAAAATCAGGATAATTCCCGTGATGATTCGCAGATGAATTTACCTTGAAGATGCCGCCTTTTTCTTCGGCTTTTGATTGAAATTGCGAATGGAATCAGGAACCTGAGTCTGCATTTGATCGTACAATTTCTTCAATCGCGCCACGACCTGCGGATTCTGCTTTGCAACATTGTGCTGCTCCCCCGGATCGTCTTCAAGATTGAACAACATCATCGGCCCAGGTTGATCTCCGGTTAACAGTCCGGGTGGCTGATCGGGCATGGCCTGTTCATAAGGGGCAATGATCGTCACACCATCAGGGCCGCGCGGATCAATCCAGTCTTTCCCCTGATTGGCCAGAAGCTGACGCGGCGATTGTTTCACATGCAGTTTCCAGGGACCACTGCGAACGGTAAACAGGAAGTTCCCTTTCATTGAATACAGAGCTTCATGAGGAGTCTTCGCCTGCTCTGTCAGGACGGGAAACAAATCCTTTCCATCAATGACCCGATCCGTTGGTAGTGGGATGCCCGCCTGTTTCAAGATGGTGGGAAAAATATCAATTGAACCGCAGTTGGTATCGATGACTTGCCCTTTGGGAATTTTCCCCGGCCAGCGTGCGATCATCGGTACCCGCAGCCCCCCTTCCCAACTCGTCGACTTCATTCCGGAGAGCCCCGCCGTATGGCCGCCAAACCAGGGACCGTTATCCGAGGTAAAAATGACGAACGTATTCTCATCCAAATCCAGTTCCTTGAGCGTTTTAAAGATCTCACCTACACTCCAATCCAGCTCGGCGATCACATCGCCGTATAACCCTGCCCCACTCTTTTTGTAGAACGCTTCAGACGCGGCCAGCGGTTTGTGCGGCATGGCATGAGGCAGATAGAGAAAGAAAGGTCGCTTCTGATTTTCACGAATGAATTCCACCGCACGGTCCGTATAACGTTTCGTCAGATTCGCCTGTATGACCGGGTATTCGAGGATCTCCTCCCCTTTGATCAAATTGACGGGGCGCATGTCATTCGAATACAGAATTCCCAGATAGTCATCGAAGCCGTGCCGCGTAGGATAATATTGTGGGTCGTGCCCCAAATGCCATTTGCCGATACAGATGGTCGCATAACCATTCTGTTTTAATTTTTCACTCAGCAGAACTTCGCTGTCGGCGATTCCCACCCCACTACGAAACCGGCCTCCATCAGGAGCCGGGTTAAACCAGACGCCATGCCGCCAGGGATAGCGGCCCGTCAATAGAGTCGCACGCGAGGGAGCACAATAAGGCACTGGCACATTGAACTGAGTCAGGCGGGCGCCCTCTGCCGCCATTCGATTGAGATTTGGAGTTTTAAACTTGGGGTGGCCGAAACATTCCAGATCTCCATAACCCAAATCATCGGCAAAAATTACGATGAAGTTCGGTTTTGCTTTTGTTTCTGCCGCGATGAGGGTCTGCTGAGAGCAGAGGATCAGGCAGACGAGACAGACGATGATTCTTGGAATGGCCATCAAAATCGATTCCTGTTTGAAGGGGAGCACTATATTCAACGCAAGAAGTTAGAACGTGGAAACTCGATTCCTTCAGCATATAGGCACGAGAATCCAAAGTAAACCAAGGAATGCTTGAAGAGGTGCGAGTTGCTCCAGAGCGAAAACAGAGCCCAAACGAGGGGTGATTGGTCCTCGATTCCATCTTGAGCCAAACGGTCATATCCACTATTTTTCACATCTTACAGACCGATTAGCGCAACGGGAACTGCTTCACTCTGCAAGGATGCATGATGAACGCTTCAAAATTCTTCTTTATTTTGGCATTGATGGGACTCACCCTGACCGGCTGTGGTGGCGATAAAGGAGCCAAACCTGAACAAGCACCACAACAGACAGAAAGCCCAATGCCTGAAGCGGCAAAGGAACAGGCTGGCTCAGTACCAGACCAGAATGTGACTGGAAAACAAAAACATGAAACCGTCCGTGTGTTCTATGGCACGGATCGCAACCTGACTGGTTCGACTCGTCCGAAAGAATTTTTTGGTGCAGAACGAGCCAACCTGTCACTCGGTTTCTGTGATGTAAGCATTCCAAAGAATCACCAGGAAGGGAAACTGGAATCGCCTAAAATCTGGAAGCTGGAATTCCGGGAAAATCCGGACAAGCATGTCGTATTGAAGTCAGTCGAACCGGCATCCGGGTCCGAGTTTGTGGCGTCCCTGCGCGAAACAATTCAGAACTCGATTGAAGTCGAACAGACTCCCGAGGGAAAAGTCAGTACGGGTGGCGAAGCATTCATCTTTATCCACGGCTATAATAATTCGTTTGAAGATGCCGCCCGCCGTACTGCACAAATTGCGTATGACTTGAAATTCAAGGGTGCCCCCTTGATGTATAGCTGGCCTTCCCAGGCAAAAGGCTCACTCTGGGCCTACAAAGAGGATGCCCGCACTGCACAGTGGTGTGAAGAGAATGTGACCCTGTTTGTCGAAGCGATTGCCTATGAATCGGAAGCGCGGAAAATTCATCTGATTGCACATAGCATGGGGAAC
This window of the Gimesia fumaroli genome carries:
- a CDS encoding ABC1 kinase family protein, which translates into the protein MDSNPLRLLRNLRRSREIVTVLVNYGFDDLVDQLGLRRYLRFGRRLLFWKRTEPEIKLTRAKRIRLALESLGVTFIKFGQVVSTRPDLVPRDVVNELAKLQERVPSFPSETAIEIVERELDGSIDTLFAEFDRKPLAAGSLGQVHKARHHDGTELVVKIKRPDIDRVIEQDLSLMYELATMIERHFPDAEVFDPVGLVNQFSRTIRRELQFMREARSTDEFYRLFQDDATLYVPKIFWDMTQGDIITMEYIDGYRIDDDEELKNLPISPHDVAANGARIFMKMTFEFGIFHADPHPGNFRVLPDGSLCLIDYGMIGVLEEERRDLLVDMLLNVAKKDTAKLVEVVLNIGKAKRAVDHQLLRADLRDFIGNYYGIPLDQISVGKMLTDFINILAIHRIRCPVDIMLLIRALITLEGVAARMAPDLNIAQEMEPYIYQISSERYHPRAITNRIWSEACSLSKVMHDLPEQVGRTLGKLSDDELRIHLEHKGIDHLTTEMDRSGNRLAIGMVMSSLILASAITISSDTRLVYVSIPIFMMSSLLGIWLIYGVFRSGRL
- a CDS encoding PQQ-binding-like beta-propeller repeat protein produces the protein MRFFIYCLLTIFCTTSLCQAGNWPQILGPYRTGHAAEETLDSAWPETGPPVKWQRGVGSGYAGLSVYKNKAILFHRVGDLETVEALDTQTGEPLWKQTTPVNYKGTFNPNDGPIAVPLIHKNRVYTFGIAGNLQCLDLETGKKIWSRDTHKEFQVGQGYFGVGSTPIIVEDKLLVNVGGKRKNAGIVAFSLDKGFTLWQAMKDDASYSSPTSAFLHGRFYAIFITRLYLVGVDPQNGNIMFQFPFGKRGPTVNGADPVMIGNYVFATASYGVGGFWGKIDRANASEVWRNQQIMSSQYTTPIEYGGKLIGIDGRQDIGTSRLICFDPQTQKVNWAQDNFGYATLLEADNKLIIMKTDGTLVLAEASLEAYKELGRAQVFNSTTRALPALSNGLLFVRDEKTLKCLQLKSENPAPVTPEKSPLK
- the hemL gene encoding glutamate-1-semialdehyde 2,1-aminomutase; amino-acid sequence: MSSSRRPNSEKEFERAQKVIPGGVNSPARAFGAVGGHPVIIDRGEGQYLYDIDGNRYIDFVGSWGPHILGHRHPRVISSIEEALKKGTSFGAPTLLETELAELVADLVPCVEKIRMVNSGTEAGMSAIRLARGYTGRDKVIKFAGCYHGHVDSLLVQAGSGALTLGTPSSPGVPQGCTADTLVLEYNDIAQLKETFTQLGDQIACVILEPVVGNMGVVLPEPGFLESVRDLCTQHGSVFIMDEVMTGFRVALGGAQQRFNIMPDICMLGKVIGGGMPVGAYGGKAEIMDAISPVGTIYQAGTLSGNPIAMASGIATLECLREANPYPQLEEKTQRLTKGLIAAATKAGLEHTLAECGSMFTLFFNPEKVTSYAISARNDTTRFARYFQGMLDRGVYLPCSQFEANFTSTMLTEEDIAHTIQAAEEVLQEIA
- a CDS encoding M42 family metallopeptidase; the protein is MDAQSLDFLKKLLHSPAPSGYEQPIQKVVREYVGNFADEVKTDLHGNVIAAVNPDAQRRVMLAGHCDQIGLLVQYIDDEGYLWANLIGGWDIQMLLGQNMQVHTASGPVHGVIARKAIHLLTPEERKTVPEIKDLWIDIGAKNGDEARELVSIGDPITFELGFRPMLNQLASAPGMDNRVGVWVVMEALRQVSEKSPEVGVFSVSTVQEEIGLRGAKTSAYSIQPEVGIAVDVTHATDCPAVSKQENGDIRLGNGPVVYRGPNVNPVVFSTLSDLAGKNDLSYQINSISRPAGNDANAMQLNQGGMATGIVAIPNRYMHSPVEVVSLEDLDHAAQLLAEFCLDINETTDFTP
- a CDS encoding HDOD domain-containing protein, giving the protein MDWTKLRKELIGEGKQSPLPSTIKLPMLPKAVMEFSRKAEDPKSTPKELSKIIETDAGISCELLRMVNSSAFGLRRKVSSIQQTITLLGIRSTKLFLVTTGLKQAMSSNDSKLINLPNFWSTNLERALTAREVARLMKVDPDVAFSAAMLQDFLLPVLSKELFDLYLQFTINQDNDPCLLKDYERRHFSWDHCAAAANVMLDWSFPDDLICSVYLHHEGLKLLTDEKLGKTPAAAVAVSSLIPDPLRQDPNGLNQLLALNEAWDAFNLFEIAEKIDAELREESTAASNYLSLKNRLEKHAVLVENE
- a CDS encoding sulfatase-like hydrolase/transferase — encoded protein: MAIPRIIVCLVCLILCSQQTLIAAETKAKPNFIVIFADDLGYGDLECFGHPKFKTPNLNRMAAEGARLTQFNVPVPYCAPSRATLLTGRYPWRHGVWFNPAPDGGRFRSGVGIADSEVLLSEKLKQNGYATICIGKWHLGHDPQYYPTRHGFDDYLGILYSNDMRPVNLIKGEEILEYPVIQANLTKRYTDRAVEFIRENQKRPFFLYLPHAMPHKPLAASEAFYKKSGAGLYGDVIAELDWSVGEIFKTLKELDLDENTFVIFTSDNGPWFGGHTAGLSGMKSTSWEGGLRVPMIARWPGKIPKGQVIDTNCGSIDIFPTILKQAGIPLPTDRVIDGKDLFPVLTEQAKTPHEALYSMKGNFLFTVRSGPWKLHVKQSPRQLLANQGKDWIDPRGPDGVTIIAPYEQAMPDQPPGLLTGDQPGPMMLFNLEDDPGEQHNVAKQNPQVVARLKKLYDQMQTQVPDSIRNFNQKPKKKAASSR
- a CDS encoding alpha/beta hydrolase — translated: MNASKFFFILALMGLTLTGCGGDKGAKPEQAPQQTESPMPEAAKEQAGSVPDQNVTGKQKHETVRVFYGTDRNLTGSTRPKEFFGAERANLSLGFCDVSIPKNHQEGKLESPKIWKLEFRENPDKHVVLKSVEPASGSEFVASLRETIQNSIEVEQTPEGKVSTGGEAFIFIHGYNNSFEDAARRTAQIAYDLKFKGAPLMYSWPSQAKGSLWAYKEDARTAQWCEENVTLFVEAIAYESEARKIHLIAHSMGNRVLSRALKNISQKLVASGETQPLFNEVILTAPDIDAQIFKDSIAPHIVQTANRFTIYSSSDDLALKASRVANSFWHQRLGEGGSYLTVFPKYKQINVVDASDIDTNLFALGHSYHADNVSVLGDVKQVFQGVPVSKRGLRSLLENLAWKFQSKRSLLGRAIRGTFR